A genomic window from Triticum urartu cultivar G1812 chromosome 7, Tu2.1, whole genome shotgun sequence includes:
- the LOC125522540 gene encoding uncharacterized protein LOC125522540: MKHLLLPSQLPLLLHGRASKPLLLHARQRHRHAPSAAPDGNSGDTSTAASEPPPTNTQPSPPPSAPPSANSGTTSVKTRLRSRNQARRVQEPYLPPVEVKMMRGKGKANASAAPRREKEKRKKTWDEMSLGEKAYELYVGEKGALFWLNKFAYASIFIMAGAWILFRFVGPATGLYQLDAPPLAPTDVLRGS; the protein is encoded by the coding sequence ATGAagcacctcctcctcccctcccagctccctctcctcctccacggCCGCGCCTCCAAGCCCCTACTCCTCCACGCCCGCCAGCGCCACCGCCACGCCCCAAGCGCGGCACCCGACGGCAACTCCGGCGACACCTCCACGGCCGCGTCCGAGCCGCCTCCCACGAACACCCAGCCCAGCCCGCCACCCTCCGCGCCTCCGTCCGCCAACTCCGGCACCACCAGCGTCAAGACCCGCCTCCGGTCGAGGAACCAGGCCCGCCGCGTCCAGGAGCCGTACCTGCCCCCGGTGGAGGTGAAGATGATGAGGGGCAAGGGCAAGGCGAACGCTTCCGCGGCGccgaggagggagaaggagaagcgGAAGAAGACGTGGGACGAGATGAGCCTCGGCGAGAAGGCCTACGAGCTGTACGTCGGGGAGAAGGGCGCCCTCTTCTGGCTCAACAAGTTCGCCTACGCCTCCATCTTCATCATGGCCGGCGCCTGGATCCTGTTCCGCTTCGTCGGGCCCGCCACCGGGCTCTACCAGCTCGACGCACCGCCGCTGGCGCCCACGGACGTCCTGCGCGGCTCCTAG